The sequence TTCACAGACCACTGAAGAAATGGAGACCTGAGGAGAACCAGGTCGCAAGGACCAACCCTGCCCTGGGCCCTGCATCGACTGGGGGgagtgggttgaccctggctgccAGTGAAGCCTcacacaccccacaccccagtgggataggggcAGAGAATAGGAAGAGCAAACGTGAGGAAAGTCATGggtgaagataaaaataatttaataaggggaggaaagaggaagaaggaagaaagaaaaaacccaaccccccaaaataataagtgatgcaaaggcaatcactcaccaccttCCACAAGTacactgatgcccagccagtccccaggcAGTGGCCACCCACCCAGAAAACACCCTCCCCTCCAtctttattgctgagcatgatgccatatggcatggaatatctgtttggtcaGTTCCAGTCACCTTtcctggttgtgtcccctcccgatATCTTGCACACCCCCAGCCTATTCACTGGGGgtcagagtgagaaacagagaagaccctgatgctgtgcagacacctttcagcaacagcaaaatcaCTgatgtgttatcagcactgtttttgTCACTAATCCAAAGCCCAGCACCTTATGGGCTGCtatgaaaaataacttcatcCCATCCAGATCCAGTACATTGGGTCAAAGATTTCTAGTGGGGAAGGAGGGCCGAGCTGGAAAGCCTGATCCAGGGGTGAAGGGGCTGGGGCAAGGGAGTGGGTGTCTCAGTCTCTGTCCAAGACGTAGGGTGAACAGAGAAGAGGAGCTTTATCTGGAGCCAGAGGAGCATggctggagcagggacttgCTCATTTCCCTGGGAACAGGGGAGGGAAAGGTGGGGGGAGGGAGATCTGGGTGAGGATCTTGTTGTAGTCCTCAGAAAGAGGAACTGCTCCTCTTACTCCAACCTCTCCACCTCCCCTTGCAGCAGGAGAAGCAAAGGCTTCTTACtcagctgctcagctgctgcagtctCCAGCTGGTTTCTGAGGCATGCCTGCAACAGGGCCTGGCCAGACAAGGGAAGAGGGGTGTGTGGGTGTTACCTACGTGAGCCACCCAATAGAAATGGCCCATTTTCCCTTGGCAGTGCAGTGAAAGTAGACCTTCATTCATGGCTGACATGTGAGCTTCATGCCCCTGAAATGTGTACCAGAGGGGAAGATGACTCCCACCCTGGGAACCCACAGTGAGAAAGATGCCCTCATGGTGGCCCTTGGAAAATATTCTCGTATGAGGCCAAGTACGCTTTCTTATCTcctccagaaaagaaaaccttgatACTTCAACAGTTCCCACTTGTAAGCCTACCAAGATGTTTATTATCACGGGAAAAGCAAACCCATGACCTTGTCAGCATTGCTTTCTAAACAACATTTCTCTACCAGgaccttctgctttcttccccttGCTGCCTCACAAACAGTCTCAGTGGCGTGCACATCTGAAGACCCCATTGGTATCTAGACCTTTCCTATTCAAAGGAACAAGAAGTGTCTTTTGCCTGTGTCACCAACGTAGCTGTGGGTGCAGGTCGTGGCTTTCCTGATCATTCTGCTGAGGGCCTCCCTGACCTCCCTGTTCCACAGGCTGTAGATGAGGGGATTGACCAAGGGCGTGAGGATAGtgtagaaaaaggagaagacttTGTTGAGCTGCCTCAGTGGGGCTGTTCTGGGCAGCATGTAGACAACAAAGAGGGTGCCATAGAAAACAGTGACAACGGTGAGGTGAGAAGAGCAGGTAGAGAAGGCCTTCCGTCTGCCCGTGCTGGATGGGATCCTCAGGATGGCAGCTATGATGCACACGTAGGAGGCCAACGTGAACAGGAATGGACAGATTAGGTCCAGGAAGGCGAAGATGAACACAATGAGCGTGAACACCCTGGTGTTACTGCAGGCAAGCTCCAGCAATGGTGAAAACTCACAGAAGAAGTGGTCAATGGACTTGGGGCCACAGAACTGCAACTGGGAGAAGACAACTGTGActaccagcagcagcagtgaacCCCCTAGCCAAGATGCAGCTGCAAGATGGAAAGAGACCTTCCAGGTCATGAGGCTTGCATAGAGCAAGGGCTGGCATATGGCCAAGTACCGATCATAGGACATGGCTGCCAGCAGGTAACACTCAGTAGTTGCAAAGGAAGCAAAGAAGTAGAACTGAGCCATGCAGCCATGTGCAGAGATGGTCTTGTCCCCAGTCAAGAAGCTGGCCAGCAACCGTGGCAGGATGGTGGAGCTGTAGCAGGTCTCTAAGGAGGACAGATTGCccaggaagaagtacatgggggtGTGGAGATGCCGGTCTGCCACCACTAGCACAACAATGAGGATGTTCCCAACCATGGTGACTGAGTAGACCataagcaagagaagaaagagcaggTTCTGGAGTATGGGGACATCACTTATTCCCAGCAGCACAAAATCCGTGGATGATGTCCGGTTGTCATTTTCCCGTTCAGCCATGCAATgttgtttgtcttttatttccCCAGTTGCCACAAAGAGGGGctacaagaaagaaacacatttcagcatataccttcaatatttttttgtgtgtaggACATTGTTCTTTTCACATTAGATTTAGGTGTTTCTTGcataatgaaagcagaaaaaaatgttcttcctgATGGGTTAAGAACACTCATCCCAGCAGACCCACCACAGACTCTAGAGGGAAGCTGCCCAACGCAAGTTCTTCTTTCTCATTGCAGGATAAATCTGTGATGTGCATTTGCTCACACAGAAACAGACAACTTTCATATGCCTGTGGGTATGacctggaaaacaagaaacaggtGTTGAGGATCTACACCCTTCCActctcaggaaagaaaaagtgtgccataaaaaacaaaccccgctctccaaaaaaccccattgTGTGTAATGTCATGCCAGATGCTGTCCTTCGTCCAAAGCAAGGGATGGGCACATCATAGGGTGAGTGGTCACAGCTCTCTGAAACACCCACATGAGGAGGAAAGGATTCCCACCCCactccttccccaccaccacagAGGTGCCCCTTGGGAAAGGGCAGATGAGGAGTTACTGCTTCAGGCGAGCAAGGGACTGTGCTGTGGAACTGCCAGAGAGCATGCTAAAGCCCACTTTGTAGGTCAAAATGCAGCATAAAAAGTGACCAGGAGAGGACCAAAAAGAAGATAGGGAAGGGGTAACTGAGGTAACCAAGCCACATGGGAGAAGTTGTGAAGGGAGGAGTAACGAGAAGGATTAAGGAGAAAAATCccaggcttttttcagtggtgccaTGAAGAAAGGACACATcgaaatacaggaaattccatttaaagatagggtggtcaaacactggaacaggttgcccagagaggttacGGAGGCTCCATCCTTGTGGGAATTAAAAACTTGACGGGACATGGTCCCGAGACACatgctctagctgaccctgctttcaAGAAGGGGCGGTTGGACTGGATGATATCCTGGGGTGGCTGCCAAGCTGAGCTGctccatgattctgtgattgaaagctgctttccattttttccctcctgagCAGTGGTTCCTGAGGGCTTTGAGGCTGCCTGCTTGCAaatcccagcccagcagcaggacccCAGCATGGCCAGCTGTGCTTGTGGGGCACAAGTGAAAAGGTAGGACACTGAGCAGGGCCTCCCCAGGAGGCCTGGGGGTGAGGTGGGACAGCATCAGGGTCAGGGGCACAGACAATGTCAGGGACATGCCTCAGCGCGTGATTGGAGAAAGCTCATGCCCGAGAAACACAGCTCTCTGCAAGAGCAGTTCCTTCCAAGTGTCTCACAACCACCTCTTGGGCTGGAATGCGTTTCTTCCGGTGCTGATCATCACAGGAACTCTTCTGAGAGTTTGCCAAAAGCTACTCAGAATAACGTATACCCCCAGCCATCTCCACTGCATGGGACTGAGAAAGCTGAGCATTGCAGAACAAATCCTACATCATCATCATTCTGAGAgtgagaaagcaagcaaaagccagccacaacaaaaaaagaaaaacaaaccaagagaCAATTGAAATAGCCCTGTGAATGATGAAGTGAAGGGCACAGGCTATCTGGCCCCACACAGCCTGCCCAAATGCTCCCCCGCTGCCCAGCTAAGGTGGGAGAGTGTCCCAGGGCTCTCCCTGGGATTTCACTGTGCAGCGCCAGGGGCTCAGGAGAGTCTCGGAGAAGTGGGGAGCTGGGGTGAGAAGACGTGCAGGAAAGGACAAGGCTGAGACTCAGGTCTCTATGCTCTCATTTCTTCCGTTTAAAGACCCAGCAGATTGAGTAATAAGACCCAGCATTCACTCGCCCTCAGCACATCCAACACAAACCTACAGTCCTCATCATGAAGCAGTGATATCTGCTCTGAATGGATCATGGCAATGAAGTCCAAGGTTAGGGTCTTACCTTCTGCCTCTTCCCTACCACGTCCTTCACTTCTTGGACCGCACTGCAAGCCCCGAACCAGGGCTCATTCCTTACTCTGCCCTTGCCCTCCTCTGCCAGAAGCTCCTAAGGTGAGTCTCCAGCAGCACCTCAAGGCTCCCTGCTCTCTCAAGTGTCCCAGGGTTTATAGCAGAAACAAGACTCTAAAGGTTCCTGCTGCAGCGTGTCCCTCCTGAGGATTTGCAGAGAGTAAAACCAGTATAATTGACTCCCTGGTGGGATGGAAGCTCTGAGGTGGTGGGGACTGCGTCAACAGCTCCAGGCAGTGCTGAACCCCCAGGAACATGATGTAAACCGAGGGAGGGCAACTGAACCAGGGACATCTCAGACTTTGGTGAACAGGGCAGGAAAGTCCCCAGGAATGGCATTTACCTCACTTCCCTTCAGATGACTGCATCTTCATCAACTCACATAGAATTAGAAAGCCTCAGAGCTTCTGAGGCAGAGGGGCCTGGCTTGTGgggagctgaaggcagcagagcCTTCCAGAGAGGAttcccttctccagcatgggAGGTGCACAGGGGCCTCCCTTGCTCCTTTGCTAGCCAACGGGAGCAAGTGGGCATGACTCCTTCCAGTCCTGTTTGATGTACAGCTTGTGAGAAccacctgcctctgccctggctgggaaggcaggagaagaAGGCCCAGTGGGCACAGACATTTGTGCTGTTGCTCCTACGGACAAGAGAGATGAATCACAGTTTCTTTTAGGAGCCTCTCACTGCAATGTAAGTGCAGGGGGTCCAAGTCCAAGCTGGACATATGCACTCCTCATCCTGATGGTGATGGTCAAGGAAGAGGGGTaaggtgtctatgaggttgttttggaaatgagtgGCCATATGGGTTTATTAAAGGGTGAGTGAGTCTTTCTGACCACTCCTTGACTCTCCAGGTGCTgaatcagcttatggatgggaaCCAGGGAGTCTCAGTTGGTGCGATACTGTTCCTGGTGCACAGTCACGGGAGAAAATGTCACCTGCTGTTCCTTAACCTGCAGCAACCCCACAACAGAAGGGTCTTCTGAGGGACTAGGCAAGGTAAACAGCTGCTTAATATTCTCTGGACTCAAGGCAGCTATACCCAAAGACCACCAGTCCCCTTTTAGGCCTTTGAAGTACCCTCTCCTGAGGTAGTCTCTGCCAAGAATACatggagcctctggaccagtcacaaaACCTTTCCCAGGTAGGCTTACCTCAGCCTCCAACACAGACACTTTGTGGGATCCTCCCATCACTCCAGAAATGCAGATGGATTTCGCCCCTTTGTAATCTGATGGCATTAGAGTAGCCTCTGCACTGGTGTCCACTAGAGCTTTATACTCCTGTGGggctgatgtgccaggccatcgaacCCACACAGTCCAGTAAACCCGGCTGtccctttcctctgcctggCCAAAGGCAGGGCCCCTCTCTTCCTGGCCAGAGTCTTCATCACTTGGGTTTTGTAACTGCAAAGCACAAGTCCCTTCAACAAGGTCAAAAGCTAGATCAGCCCTTCTACGCTGACCCACAGACCTTGGAGCAGTAATTTTCCTGGATGGACGCCTTCtgtctgttgtttttccttgcGGTTTCTGTACCC comes from Buteo buteo chromosome 31, bButBut1.hap1.1, whole genome shotgun sequence and encodes:
- the LOC142025966 gene encoding olfactory receptor 5AP2-like, which codes for MAERENDNRTSSTDFVLLGISDVPILQNLLFLLLLMVYSVTMVGNILIVVLVVADRHLHTPMYFFLGNLSSLETCYSSTILPRLLASFLTGDKTISAHGCMAQFYFFASFATTECYLLAAMSYDRYLAICQPLLYASLMTWKVSFHLAAASWLGGSLLLLVVTVVFSQLQFCGPKSIDHFFCEFSPLLELACSNTRVFTLIVFIFAFLDLICPFLFTLASYVCIIAAILRIPSSTGRRKAFSTCSSHLTVVTVFYGTLFVVYMLPRTAPLRQLNKVFSFFYTILTPLVNPLIYSLWNREVREALSRMIRKATTCTHSYVGDTGKRHFLFL